In Microtus pennsylvanicus isolate mMicPen1 chromosome 12, mMicPen1.hap1, whole genome shotgun sequence, the following proteins share a genomic window:
- the Rell1 gene encoding RELT-like protein 1, whose protein sequence is MAPWGLPGSAVLSAAVFVGGAVSSLLVAPDNTGSRTLHSRAETTPSSPTNNAGNGHPEYIAYVLVPVFFIMGLLGVLICHLLKKKGYRCTTEAEQEVEEEKVEKIELNDSINENSDTVGQIVHYIMKNEANADILKAMVADNSVGDVESPVTPSTPGSPPVSPGPLSPGGTPGKHVCGHHLHTVGGAVERDVCQRCRHKRWHFIRPTTKSKEGRPRRQGEVTVLSVGRFRVTKVEHKANQKERRSLMSVSGTESVNGDVPVTPVKRDRSGTE, encoded by the exons ATGGCTCCGTGGGGACTCCCGGGGTCCGCTGTGCTCTCCGCCGCGGTGTTCGTGGGAGGCGCCGTGAGTTCGCTGCTGGTGGCCCCTG ACAACACTGGCAGCCGTACGTTACACTCCCGAGCAGAGACCACGCCATCGTCACCCACCAACAATGCTGGGAACGGACACCCAGAATATATCGCGTATGTGCTTGTCCCCGTGTTCTTCATCATGGGTCTCCTTGGTGTCCTCATCTGCCACTTGCTTAAGAAGAAAGGCTATCGGTGTACGACGGAGGCTGAGCAGGAAGTTGAAGAGGAAAAGGTGGAAAAGATAG agttGAATGACAGTATAAATGAAAACAGTGATACTGTTGGACAAATTGTCCACTACATCATGAAAAATGAAG cgAATGCAGATATTTTGAAAGCCATGGTAGCTGACAACAGCGTGGGTGATGTTGAAAG CCCTGTGACCCCTAGCACTCCAGGGAGCCCACCTGTGAGTCCTGGACCCTTGTCACCAGGGGGCACCCCAGGGAAGCATGTCTGTGGCCACCATCTGCACACCGTGGGGGGTGCTGTTGAACGGGACGTTTGCCAGCGCTGTAGGCACAAGCGATGGCACTTCATAAGACCTACCACCAAGTCCAAAGAGGGCAGGCCACGGCGACAAGGGGAGGTCACTGTCCTCTCTGTCGGCAG GTTTAGAGTTACAAAAGTGGAACACAAGGCAAACCAGAAGGAGCGGAGAAGTTTGATGTCTGTCAGTGGGACTGAGAGTGTCAATGGGGATGTGCCTGTGACACCTGTGAAGAGGGACCGAAGTGGCACTGAGTAG